One stretch of Pseudoalteromonas shioyasakiensis DNA includes these proteins:
- a CDS encoding D-tyrosyl-tRNA(Tyr) deacylase: protein MQGLIQRVKQAKVEVAGEVVGEISQGILLLLGVEKQDTEQSAQKLLHKVSNYRIFTDEQGKMNLSLKDIKGELLVVSQFTLAADTKKGMRPSFSSAGTPEQANTLYEYFIAEAKKSGLTVAAGRFGADMQVSLCNDGPVTFNLAV, encoded by the coding sequence ATGCAAGGCTTAATTCAAAGAGTAAAACAGGCAAAAGTAGAAGTGGCAGGTGAAGTAGTCGGTGAGATTTCACAAGGTATTTTGCTGCTATTGGGTGTTGAAAAACAAGACACCGAGCAAAGCGCTCAGAAGCTTTTACATAAAGTCAGTAATTACCGCATTTTTACCGACGAACAAGGAAAGATGAATTTAAGTTTGAAGGATATTAAGGGTGAGCTATTAGTGGTTTCGCAGTTTACGTTAGCAGCTGATACTAAAAAGGGCATGCGTCCGAGCTTCTCAAGTGCTGGCACACCTGAACAAGCAAATACGCTCTATGAGTATTTTATCGCTGAAGCTAAAAAATCGGGCCTAACAGTCGCTGCTGGGCGTTTTGGTGCTGATATGCAAGTAAGCTTATGCAACGATGGTCCAGTTACTTTTAATTTAGCTGTGTAA
- a CDS encoding SAM-dependent methyltransferase translates to MEHFIEPSGAVKHSFIEDCHRLGQLIYWHKQGNYSIQVRQLNQLRWLLINETLQSVIEKRRPARLLFSHLQYLAKLWQDLEEPKKILELGLGGGAIRNYLQHTYPDSQLTSVDKNPDIIHCYKRYFGGDHANNLHCFDAQQVLEQNNKYNWIILDLFSEVDAPLFLYKHQFYTKLRAAMAKGGLLFINFLSNHPSQLKQLEHLLITEFGKRPSIVKIPDYVNHIVMIKK, encoded by the coding sequence ATGGAACATTTTATTGAACCCAGTGGCGCAGTAAAACATAGTTTTATTGAGGACTGCCACCGATTAGGGCAACTCATCTATTGGCATAAGCAAGGCAATTACAGTATTCAAGTTAGACAACTTAACCAATTACGCTGGTTACTGATCAACGAAACTCTACAATCCGTCATTGAGAAACGTCGCCCTGCGAGGTTGCTTTTTTCTCATTTACAATACCTTGCAAAGCTTTGGCAAGACTTAGAAGAGCCTAAAAAAATTTTAGAATTAGGGTTAGGTGGCGGTGCTATTCGTAACTACTTACAGCACACCTACCCCGACAGCCAGCTGACATCAGTTGATAAAAATCCCGACATAATCCACTGCTATAAACGCTACTTTGGTGGCGATCATGCCAATAATCTACACTGTTTTGATGCGCAACAAGTTTTAGAGCAAAATAACAAATACAATTGGATTATCTTAGATTTATTCAGTGAAGTAGACGCACCGCTATTTTTATATAAGCACCAGTTTTACACTAAATTAAGAGCTGCAATGGCAAAAGGTGGTTTATTATTTATTAATTTTTTATCTAATCACCCATCGCAACTAAAGCAACTTGAGCACCTACTGATCACCGAGTTTGGTAAGCGCCCAAGTATTGTGAAAATCCCAGACTATGTGAACCACATAGTGATGATCAAAAAGTAA
- a CDS encoding YiiD C-terminal domain-containing protein, producing the protein MFKVTTPQSSEDWQAYYSLRWQVLRAPWGEPRGSEQDDLEQDAEHRFIKNNDGEVLGVARLHFNNHQQAQVRYMAVAEGNRNQHIGSRLLHELEKIAWTQDADELVLFARERALDFYKRHGYEVKEKAHLAYDDVQHWKMVKQKPSEPGWFRHPNWTQVLQNTWRESIPISDAMGIKVESYTDWQFTTRADLDANLNLHNTMFAGSIYSLATLTGWGATYLALKEAGLEGNIVLADANIKYLKPLNNDPRGSVELAGCKGKLADLESNGKASYHVPVNVYDGDVLVAEFEGHFIVKK; encoded by the coding sequence ATGTTTAAAGTGACCACCCCACAAAGCAGCGAAGATTGGCAAGCGTATTATTCACTACGTTGGCAGGTTTTAAGAGCGCCTTGGGGCGAGCCGCGTGGTTCTGAGCAAGATGACTTGGAGCAAGACGCAGAGCACCGCTTTATCAAAAATAATGACGGCGAAGTTTTAGGTGTAGCTCGCCTACATTTTAATAATCATCAGCAAGCGCAAGTTCGCTATATGGCGGTGGCTGAAGGTAACCGTAACCAGCATATCGGTAGTCGTTTATTACATGAATTAGAAAAAATAGCATGGACTCAAGATGCCGATGAATTGGTATTGTTTGCTCGTGAACGCGCGCTTGATTTCTACAAGCGCCATGGCTACGAAGTAAAAGAAAAAGCGCATCTCGCGTATGACGATGTGCAGCACTGGAAAATGGTAAAACAAAAACCGTCTGAACCGGGTTGGTTTCGTCATCCAAACTGGACACAAGTACTACAAAATACTTGGCGTGAGTCGATTCCAATCAGTGATGCGATGGGGATTAAAGTTGAAAGCTATACTGATTGGCAGTTTACTACTCGTGCTGATTTAGATGCGAACTTAAACCTTCATAATACAATGTTTGCTGGTTCTATTTATAGTTTAGCAACGCTAACAGGGTGGGGGGCAACTTACCTTGCGCTGAAAGAAGCAGGCCTTGAAGGAAATATCGTGTTAGCTGATGCTAATATTAAATACCTTAAGCCACTGAATAACGACCCTCGCGGGAGCGTTGAATTGGCTGGTTGTAAAGGTAAGTTAGCGGATTTAGAGTCTAATGGTAAAGCAAGCTACCATGTGCCAGTGAATGTATATGATGGTGATGTGTTAGTTGCTGAATTTGAAGGCCACTTCATCGTTAAAAAATAA
- a CDS encoding phospholipase A, with protein MGWRIWLAAAGLFSVPVFAQTEQPQTNEQDDALELVKQCILNEAIGGDGKQTLEELRKKCSDLDESKKLTALDKRKAREEVSKKNRNVITPHKRNYILPLSYVSNPNERPFDGLKDLAEEVDGEPLDNLEVKYQLSIKVPIFEGFSDKDQGIFFAFTLQSFWQFYNKDISSPFRETNYEPEIFWMNYLDPEHVLWGDEMAIAIGASHQSNGRSQPNSRSWNRIYADFLWEKDGFVFSFKPWYRIPEDKKDDELKARGDDNPDIYKYMGYFEFSGAYRYNEHEFSFMTRNNLNSDNRGAIQLDWSFPLWGRLRGYAQYFNGYGESLIDYNADIERFGVGILLTDLL; from the coding sequence ATGGGATGGCGCATTTGGCTGGCAGCCGCTGGCTTATTTTCTGTACCTGTATTCGCTCAAACTGAACAACCACAAACTAACGAACAAGATGACGCGCTAGAACTCGTAAAGCAGTGTATTTTGAACGAAGCTATTGGCGGTGACGGTAAACAAACACTCGAAGAACTTCGTAAAAAGTGCTCTGACTTAGACGAGAGCAAAAAGCTCACGGCTTTAGACAAACGCAAAGCTCGTGAAGAAGTGAGCAAGAAAAACCGTAATGTAATCACTCCACATAAGCGTAACTACATTTTACCGCTCTCTTACGTGTCTAACCCTAATGAGCGCCCTTTTGATGGTTTAAAAGACCTTGCTGAAGAGGTCGATGGCGAACCACTCGATAACCTTGAAGTGAAATACCAACTATCAATTAAAGTACCTATCTTCGAAGGCTTCTCAGATAAAGACCAAGGTATCTTTTTTGCTTTTACATTGCAGTCGTTTTGGCAGTTTTATAACAAAGATATTTCATCACCATTTCGTGAAACCAATTACGAACCGGAGATATTCTGGATGAACTATCTTGATCCTGAGCATGTACTGTGGGGTGATGAAATGGCAATCGCAATTGGTGCCTCGCATCAATCTAATGGTCGAAGCCAACCTAATTCACGCTCGTGGAACCGTATCTATGCTGATTTCTTATGGGAAAAAGATGGCTTTGTATTTAGCTTTAAGCCGTGGTATCGCATTCCTGAAGATAAAAAAGATGATGAGCTAAAAGCACGTGGCGATGATAATCCAGATATCTACAAATACATGGGTTATTTTGAATTCTCAGGTGCATACCGTTACAACGAGCATGAATTCAGCTTTATGACGCGTAATAACTTAAACTCAGATAACCGTGGTGCAATCCAGTTAGATTGGTCTTTTCCTCTTTGGGGCAGGTTACGTGGTTACGCACAATACTTTAATGGCTATGGCGAGAGCTTGATTGACTACAATGCTGATATTGAACGCTTTGGTGTCGGTATTCTGTTAACTGACTTGCTTTAA
- a CDS encoding succinylglutamate desuccinylase/aspartoacylase family protein produces the protein MSKELISQENIVVGEIANGLPLTIPVYRLKGDGTGPSVYIQANMHGAEVQGNAVIYQLLEQLKSLKLRGDITLVPYANPIGCNQKSGEFTLGRFDPITGTNWNRMYRFNKALPSQIAELHKGSDDATLKAAFKEALVTDIDSQLTGPDYSLTTGKRIALNLQKLAHQADIVLDLHTGPISSQHLYCPEYAKDSASYFNIEHILLIPSDFDGAMDEASFCPWWSLSEELAKQGREFAVQVEAFTVELGSQEKIDLSAALEDANSILSYLTYKEVFVDAAYKPKAITRYACMLEDYVAYYAPMGGMVEYLAPLGGHVKAGEPIAHILRMERYLSEQPLQTLSFDKDAIAILHFASASVNQGTELYKFFTNVFEL, from the coding sequence ATGAGTAAAGAACTAATCAGCCAAGAGAATATTGTGGTTGGCGAGATTGCCAACGGCCTTCCACTGACAATCCCTGTGTATCGCTTAAAAGGCGATGGCACAGGACCAAGCGTGTATATACAAGCTAATATGCATGGCGCAGAAGTACAAGGTAATGCAGTAATTTATCAGTTACTTGAACAGCTAAAATCTCTAAAGCTACGTGGCGACATTACTCTTGTGCCTTATGCCAACCCAATTGGTTGTAACCAAAAATCAGGTGAGTTTACTCTGGGTCGCTTCGATCCTATTACTGGTACCAACTGGAACCGCATGTACCGCTTTAACAAAGCATTACCCTCACAGATAGCTGAACTGCACAAAGGCAGTGATGATGCGACTCTTAAAGCTGCATTCAAAGAGGCACTCGTTACTGACATCGACAGCCAACTAACCGGTCCTGACTACAGCCTAACAACAGGTAAGCGCATTGCTCTGAACCTGCAAAAGCTTGCGCATCAGGCGGATATTGTTTTAGACCTACACACAGGACCTATCTCAAGTCAGCACCTCTATTGCCCAGAATATGCCAAAGACAGCGCAAGCTATTTCAACATTGAACATATCTTATTGATCCCAAGTGACTTTGATGGAGCGATGGATGAAGCGAGCTTCTGTCCTTGGTGGTCGCTTTCTGAAGAACTTGCCAAACAAGGCCGTGAATTTGCAGTTCAAGTTGAAGCATTTACCGTTGAATTAGGTAGCCAAGAAAAAATCGATTTAAGTGCAGCCCTTGAAGATGCAAATAGTATTTTAAGTTACCTCACTTACAAAGAGGTATTTGTGGATGCTGCTTATAAACCAAAAGCGATAACACGCTATGCCTGTATGCTTGAAGATTATGTTGCTTACTATGCGCCTATGGGTGGCATGGTGGAATATCTTGCCCCGCTTGGAGGCCATGTAAAAGCAGGCGAGCCTATAGCCCACATTTTACGAATGGAGCGCTACCTTTCTGAGCAACCCCTTCAAACATTAAGTTTTGATAAAGACGCCATCGCTATTTTGCATTTTGCTTCAGCAAGCGTGAATCAAGGCACTGAACTTTATAAGTTTTTTACAAACGTATTTGAGCTATAA
- a CDS encoding PLP-dependent decarboxylase, protein MSFMSTPIKQAVEQVATHLDTPFFIYDLDKLTAHLNQLTAQTDVKLWYAVKANPLSRIIQCLDSAGFNFDVASKGELEQVLAQGIDSERVLNTGPAKSPKQISHFIARGVRTFVAESINQVRWLNEQATKANCQLQVLLRVQLRWPDSEKNPLGGDSLTPFGLGCDEWQALTVSNYPALNFDGLHIFQWGNMLSTDKLAELWRAMIEPLQRLANSLNINLNVLDLGGGLGIPYTQDANRLDWSALIETLASIKADAGVNELWMELGRYAVGECGHYVTPIVERKENYNQQQVILSGGINHLLRPAVTSQDFPAALLRESMAEPAVMTLYGPLCTALDCLGEHLLASDLNEQDWLVFSQCGAYGFTESMPYFLCHELAAEYILEQGSIECIRSAEDASYYLR, encoded by the coding sequence ATGAGCTTTATGAGCACGCCCATCAAGCAAGCAGTTGAACAAGTAGCAACGCACCTTGATACGCCATTTTTTATCTATGATTTAGATAAATTAACTGCACATTTAAATCAACTGACGGCGCAAACCGATGTGAAACTTTGGTACGCAGTCAAGGCCAACCCGCTGTCTCGCATTATTCAATGTTTAGACAGCGCAGGGTTTAATTTTGATGTTGCAAGTAAAGGTGAACTTGAGCAAGTACTTGCTCAAGGCATCGATAGCGAGCGCGTGCTCAATACTGGGCCTGCAAAGAGCCCTAAACAAATTTCACATTTTATTGCTCGCGGTGTACGTACTTTTGTGGCAGAGAGCATTAACCAAGTTCGCTGGTTAAACGAACAAGCAACAAAAGCAAATTGCCAGCTGCAAGTATTATTGCGTGTACAACTACGTTGGCCAGACAGTGAAAAGAACCCACTTGGCGGCGATAGTCTCACCCCCTTTGGTTTGGGCTGTGATGAATGGCAAGCACTAACAGTAAGTAATTACCCAGCACTTAACTTTGATGGTCTGCATATTTTCCAATGGGGCAACATGCTCAGCACCGATAAACTCGCTGAGCTATGGCGTGCCATGATTGAGCCATTACAACGACTCGCTAACTCATTAAATATTAACCTTAATGTTCTCGATTTGGGTGGTGGCCTAGGCATTCCTTATACTCAAGATGCTAACCGACTTGATTGGTCTGCACTTATCGAGACTCTGGCGAGCATTAAAGCGGATGCCGGTGTCAATGAGCTTTGGATGGAACTTGGTCGCTATGCAGTGGGCGAATGTGGTCATTACGTAACGCCGATTGTTGAGCGTAAAGAAAATTACAATCAACAGCAGGTGATTTTATCAGGCGGTATTAACCATTTACTTCGCCCAGCTGTGACAAGCCAAGATTTTCCTGCAGCGTTACTACGCGAATCGATGGCTGAGCCTGCAGTAATGACGTTATACGGCCCACTTTGCACCGCGCTTGATTGCTTAGGTGAGCACCTCTTAGCTAGCGATTTAAATGAGCAAGACTGGTTGGTATTCAGCCAGTGTGGCGCATACGGCTTTACCGAAAGTATGCCGTACTTTTTATGCCACGAATTAGCAGCTGAATACATCCTTGAACAAGGCAGTATTGAGTGCATCCGTAGCGCTGAAGATGCTAGCTATTATTTAAGGTAA
- a CDS encoding 2,3,4,5-tetrahydropyridine-2,6-dicarboxylate N-succinyltransferase: MSWLELLNNLESGAVRAATQDENGNWHANIEVKQGILEAFKNGTNTEFPGGFVDKHNLAPQGFAADAGVRMVPGGSSVRRGAHVAKGTIIMPPAYVNIGAFIDEGTMVDSHALVGSCAQVGKNVHLSAAVQLGGVLEPIGASPVVIEDDAFIGAGCVIVEGVVVKRGAVLAPGVRLSATIPVYDCINERQLNKGEAIPENAIVIPGSRPASNAWAREQGLSMSCALIVKYRDEQSDASLLLEEVLR; the protein is encoded by the coding sequence ATGAGCTGGTTAGAATTATTAAACAACTTAGAATCAGGCGCAGTTCGCGCAGCAACACAAGACGAGAACGGCAACTGGCATGCTAATATTGAAGTTAAACAAGGCATTTTAGAAGCATTTAAAAATGGCACTAACACCGAGTTCCCAGGTGGTTTTGTTGATAAGCACAACTTAGCACCACAAGGCTTTGCAGCAGATGCAGGCGTACGTATGGTACCAGGTGGTAGCAGTGTTCGTCGTGGTGCACACGTTGCTAAAGGCACTATTATTATGCCACCAGCGTATGTGAATATTGGCGCGTTCATCGACGAAGGTACTATGGTCGACAGCCACGCATTAGTGGGTTCATGTGCACAAGTGGGTAAAAATGTTCACCTAAGTGCAGCAGTACAATTAGGTGGCGTGCTTGAGCCTATTGGTGCAAGCCCAGTGGTTATTGAGGATGATGCATTCATCGGCGCAGGCTGCGTAATTGTTGAAGGTGTAGTTGTGAAAAGAGGCGCGGTACTTGCGCCGGGTGTGCGTTTATCTGCAACCATTCCAGTCTACGACTGTATTAATGAGCGCCAGCTAAACAAAGGTGAAGCAATCCCAGAAAACGCGATTGTGATCCCAGGTTCTCGTCCTGCTTCAAACGCATGGGCTCGTGAGCAAGGCCTAAGCATGTCTTGTGCATTGATCGTGAAATACCGAGATGAACAAAGCGATGCATCATTACTGTTAGAAGAGGTTTTACGTTAA
- a CDS encoding 4-hydroxy-tetrahydrodipicolinate synthase, with product MINNFDLNDYPLWTALVTPFSESGEVDYTALEQLVTEQQAANNGILLLGSTGEGLALSLKEQQAIVEHVCQLAPSVPLMIAVGGMNLKQQIAWVEYCNQLPIHGYLLGSPLYAKPGVVGQTHWFESLLNASHHPCMLYNVPGRSAVEISPQVIKNLADHKNLWALKEASGDISKFEGFRTASPKLAIFSGDDALMPYFAQAGAKGLVSVAANAWPSQTHEFVKRCLSGQYPNLFTDWSQAIQSLFAVANPIPVKVLMHLQGKINTPHLRPPLTHLELEQTDGITHANNTILSWN from the coding sequence ATGATCAACAATTTTGATTTAAATGACTATCCATTATGGACAGCGCTTGTCACGCCATTTTCTGAATCTGGCGAGGTCGATTACACGGCCCTAGAGCAACTGGTCACTGAACAGCAAGCCGCAAATAACGGCATTTTATTGCTTGGCAGTACCGGTGAAGGACTAGCGCTTTCACTTAAAGAACAACAAGCCATTGTCGAGCATGTTTGCCAATTGGCACCGAGTGTGCCACTGATGATCGCTGTGGGTGGCATGAACCTAAAGCAGCAAATTGCATGGGTTGAATACTGCAATCAGCTGCCAATTCATGGCTACCTGTTAGGCTCACCTCTGTATGCAAAACCTGGTGTTGTGGGTCAAACACATTGGTTTGAAAGCCTACTTAACGCAAGTCATCACCCTTGTATGTTGTATAACGTACCAGGGCGCAGCGCAGTTGAAATTTCACCACAGGTAATTAAAAACCTTGCCGACCACAAAAACCTTTGGGCTTTAAAAGAAGCCAGCGGCGATATTAGCAAGTTTGAAGGCTTTAGAACGGCATCGCCAAAACTTGCCATTTTCAGTGGCGATGATGCACTTATGCCGTATTTTGCTCAAGCCGGTGCAAAAGGTTTAGTTTCGGTTGCCGCTAATGCTTGGCCAAGCCAAACCCATGAGTTTGTTAAACGCTGTTTAAGTGGTCAATACCCAAATCTATTCACTGATTGGTCGCAAGCAATTCAAAGTCTATTTGCTGTAGCAAACCCAATCCCCGTAAAAGTACTGATGCACCTGCAAGGTAAAATAAATACCCCGCATTTACGTCCGCCACTTACGCATTTAGAGCTTGAGCAAACAGACGGCATCACCCACGCAAATAACACTATTTTATCTTGGAACTAA
- a CDS encoding DNA-3-methyladenine glycosylase I, producing the protein MEKFNDIYQRAVSRKGSEDMLRALLSNPLDDTDIAKMHDDLWLEEFTRKIFQSGFYWSVINNKWAGFCEVFWDFSIEKLLMMPPDMLEQKASDERIVRNFKKVQTIPENAYMIHEVAEKHGSFSQFIADWPSDNIIGLWAYLKKHGARLGGNTGPYALRALGKDTFLLSRDVEAYLRAHELIDGGLQTKKSLQSAQNFFNELQQQSGYSLQALSQLVAYGVGDNRVGVATR; encoded by the coding sequence ATGGAAAAATTTAACGATATTTATCAGCGAGCCGTATCTCGAAAGGGTAGCGAAGACATGCTGCGTGCACTGCTATCAAACCCGCTCGATGATACTGATATTGCCAAAATGCATGATGATTTATGGTTAGAAGAGTTTACTCGTAAAATCTTTCAAAGTGGTTTTTATTGGTCAGTTATTAACAATAAATGGGCTGGTTTTTGCGAAGTGTTTTGGGATTTTAGCATTGAAAAATTGTTAATGATGCCGCCGGATATGCTCGAGCAAAAAGCCAGTGATGAACGAATTGTTCGTAATTTTAAAAAAGTACAAACAATCCCTGAAAATGCGTATATGATCCATGAAGTCGCGGAGAAACATGGCAGCTTTAGTCAGTTTATTGCTGACTGGCCAAGTGATAATATTATTGGGTTATGGGCTTATCTCAAAAAGCATGGTGCACGTTTAGGCGGGAATACTGGCCCATACGCTTTACGGGCGCTAGGTAAAGATACCTTCTTGCTTTCTCGTGATGTAGAAGCCTACTTGCGTGCCCACGAGTTGATAGACGGTGGCTTACAAACTAAAAAGTCACTACAGTCAGCGCAAAACTTCTTCAATGAATTACAACAGCAAAGTGGCTATAGTCTGCAGGCACTTAGTCAGCTTGTTGCCTATGGTGTAGGTGATAACCGCGTAGGTGTAGCAACGCGTTAA
- a CDS encoding YdiU family protein yields the protein MKLQPRYTDISELLTIEDMPSAVAEPKLLLFNDQLADNFSINHDSEFLAKFLTGSTISNDVAPVALGYSGHQFGHFSPRLGDGRAHLLGAIADQDGTLWDLQLKGAGATVFSRGGDGRCAIGPAVREYIMSEALNALGIATTRCLAVVATGETVYRQPPRTGAVVTRLAKSHIRVGSFQYLATQGDIEGLEKLVDYAINCHFSEISSAGEQRYIEFLTAVLDKQVELVVSWMRVGFIHGVMNTDNTLISGETIDYGPCAMMNQFDLDTVFSSIDHQGRYSFGNQPNIANWNVARLAESLIPLFDEQDGAVEKLSSVVNGFADKFNDAFNAMWQQKLGLAGQQEGDHVLVSELLALMKQHQLDYTNTFNALTESLVSDFTVDYRLKGWVLKWKLRTTAESYSVMRAVNPAVIPRNHNIESIIAEFEKAGSSLLLNDFLEVISEPYTYFKEHQSWYELPSDGDKNYQTFCGT from the coding sequence ATGAAACTGCAACCTCGATACACAGACATTAGTGAACTGCTCACGATTGAAGATATGCCTAGTGCTGTAGCTGAGCCTAAATTGCTACTGTTTAATGATCAGTTAGCTGATAATTTTTCGATTAATCATGACAGCGAGTTTTTAGCTAAATTCTTAACTGGTTCAACAATAAGTAACGACGTTGCACCAGTTGCACTTGGTTACTCAGGTCATCAATTTGGTCATTTTTCACCGCGTCTGGGTGATGGCAGAGCACATTTACTTGGTGCTATTGCAGATCAAGATGGCACATTGTGGGACTTACAGCTAAAAGGCGCTGGCGCAACTGTATTTTCTCGTGGTGGTGATGGTCGCTGTGCAATTGGTCCTGCGGTGCGAGAATATATTATGAGTGAAGCTCTTAATGCTCTAGGTATTGCTACTACACGTTGTTTAGCAGTCGTTGCTACCGGTGAAACCGTATATCGCCAACCGCCTCGTACAGGCGCCGTAGTTACTCGTTTAGCTAAAAGTCATATTCGTGTCGGCTCATTTCAATACTTAGCAACGCAAGGGGATATTGAAGGGCTAGAAAAGCTGGTCGATTACGCAATTAATTGTCATTTCTCTGAAATTAGCAGTGCTGGTGAGCAACGCTACATTGAGTTTTTAACTGCTGTATTAGATAAACAAGTTGAGCTGGTCGTAAGTTGGATGCGAGTTGGCTTTATACATGGTGTAATGAATACCGACAACACTTTGATTAGTGGTGAAACTATCGATTATGGCCCATGTGCGATGATGAACCAGTTTGACCTAGACACGGTGTTCAGTTCGATTGATCACCAAGGGCGCTATTCATTTGGTAATCAGCCCAATATTGCCAATTGGAATGTTGCGCGTTTAGCTGAAAGCTTGATTCCTTTATTTGATGAGCAAGATGGTGCCGTAGAAAAACTTTCGTCGGTTGTGAATGGTTTTGCTGATAAATTTAATGATGCATTTAATGCTATGTGGCAGCAGAAATTAGGGTTAGCAGGTCAGCAAGAAGGTGATCATGTTTTGGTTTCAGAATTACTTGCTTTAATGAAGCAGCATCAACTTGATTATACCAATACATTTAATGCACTCACTGAATCTTTAGTAAGTGATTTTACTGTGGATTATAGGTTGAAAGGGTGGGTTTTAAAGTGGAAGCTAAGAACAACTGCTGAAAGTTACAGCGTCATGAGAGCCGTTAATCCTGCAGTCATCCCGCGTAATCATAATATAGAAAGCATAATAGCTGAATTTGAAAAAGCAGGTAGTAGCTTATTATTAAATGATTTTCTTGAAGTGATTTCAGAGCCATACACATACTTTAAAGAACATCAAAGTTGGTACGAGTTGCCAAGTGATGGTGACAAAAACTATCAAACTTTCTGTGGCACATAA
- a CDS encoding OmpA family protein produces the protein MKLKSLTIALALAATSTTGFAAEKEGFYIGAFGDYYDNSWENVRDYPPGGLNVDDSTGWGLELGYRFSDYWSARLEYADMDFDWNAELNDGTSVSGSESGKRYGIDALYHLGGGPFYGIFGLKNLDAVDEDLMFANVGAGYQHYFTDNFAFNAETSLYQGLDRGYTDVGAKLGISYIFGDQSAPAPVEPAPVVAAPTDSDNDGVMDADDQCANTPMTDAVDSTGCTLYEEKEATITLLVTFPHDVAEVPNQYFSDIADVAAFMKENEGTSVVLEGHASAVGDADYNMMLSEKRAKDVAEELVKDGISSDRISTVGYGEERLKNKAYTLEAHAENRRVEAQITSVEKVKVLRK, from the coding sequence ATGAAACTAAAATCACTTACTATTGCGTTAGCACTTGCTGCAACTAGTACAACAGGCTTCGCTGCCGAAAAAGAAGGTTTTTATATTGGCGCATTCGGCGATTACTATGATAACTCTTGGGAAAATGTTCGCGATTATCCGCCAGGTGGATTAAATGTAGATGATTCAACTGGATGGGGTCTGGAATTAGGTTATCGTTTTAGCGATTATTGGAGCGCTCGTTTAGAGTACGCTGATATGGACTTCGATTGGAATGCAGAGCTTAATGATGGCACATCTGTAAGTGGTTCAGAAAGCGGCAAGCGCTACGGTATCGATGCGCTATACCATTTAGGTGGCGGCCCTTTCTACGGTATTTTCGGTCTTAAAAATCTGGATGCAGTTGACGAAGATCTAATGTTCGCAAACGTAGGTGCTGGTTACCAGCACTACTTCACAGATAACTTTGCTTTTAATGCTGAAACATCTTTATACCAAGGTCTTGATCGTGGTTATACAGATGTTGGTGCTAAACTGGGTATTAGCTATATCTTTGGCGATCAAAGTGCGCCTGCTCCGGTAGAGCCTGCACCTGTAGTCGCTGCACCAACTGACAGTGATAATGACGGTGTAATGGATGCAGATGATCAGTGTGCAAACACACCGATGACTGATGCTGTCGACAGCACTGGTTGTACTCTATATGAAGAAAAAGAGGCAACTATAACTTTACTAGTTACGTTCCCGCATGACGTTGCAGAAGTACCTAATCAATACTTTAGCGACATTGCAGATGTTGCAGCCTTTATGAAAGAAAATGAAGGTACTTCAGTAGTACTTGAAGGGCATGCATCAGCAGTTGGTGACGCTGATTACAACATGATGCTTTCTGAAAAGCGTGCTAAAGATGTTGCTGAAGAGCTAGTTAAAGACGGCATTTCTTCAGATAGAATCTCTACGGTTGGCTATGGTGAAGAGCGTTTGAAAAATAAAGCGTATACACTTGAGGCACATGCAGAGAATCGTCGCGTAGAAGCTCAAATCACGAGCGTTGAAAAAGTTAAAGTACTTCGTAAGTAA